In Vulpes lagopus strain Blue_001 chromosome 1, ASM1834538v1, whole genome shotgun sequence, a genomic segment contains:
- the DPPA5 gene encoding developmental pluripotency-associated 5 protein, whose protein sequence is MGTLPGRKDIPPWVKVPEDLKDPEVLQVQTQLLEAMFGPAGSRIPYIEQVSKVMLELKVLESSGLTEVLVYGSYLYKLRAKWMLQSMAEWHRQRRERGMLKLEDAMKALQLGPWMK, encoded by the exons ATGGGGACGCTGCCAGGACGGAAAGATATTCCACCATGGGTGAAAGTTCCGGAAGACTTGAAAGACCCCGAGGTGTTGCAGGTCCAGACGCAGCTCTTGGAAGCTATGTTTG GCCCAGCTGGATCTCGAATCCCGTACATCGAGCAAGTGAGCAAAGTCATGCTCGAGCTAAAGGTTCTGGAATCCTCGGGCCTCACCGAGGTCTTGGTTTATGGCTCTTACTTGTACAAGCTCAGGGCCAAGTGGATGCTCCAGTCCATGGCTGAGTGGCACCGCCAGCGACGGGAACGAG GGATGCTCAAACTTGAGGATGCCATGAAAGCCCTACAGCTAGGTCCTTGGATGAAGTGA